The genome window CTGGATGGCGGCAAGACATGGGCTTCCTCCGGACTCCTGGAGTGTGTCGTAATACCCCAGTATGCCGGAGCGCAGGTCAGTCTTGCCAAGCCCTCTGCTTCACTACTTGCTGTCGGTGACTCAAAAACCTACCCCTGAAAGCGCCCCCGCTGGGGCCGCCGCCCAAGCCGAATTCCCATGCCAAGAATGCTCCGGCCTTTGACGTACGCGCCTGCTTGTATCGGATTCTGGGGATCGATCTGACGGCCACCGACGGCCTGGAGGCGAGCAGTGCCCAAGTGATCGTGGCGGAAATCGGCACCGATATGAGCAAGTGGCCCACCGAGAAGCACTTTGCCTCCTGGTTGGGCTTGGCCCCGCACAACGACATCTCGGGCGGGAAAGTGTTGCGCAGCAAACCCCTCAAAGGCAACCGCCGCGCGGCGCAAGCGTTGCGCTTGGCGGCGCAGACGCTGGGACGCACGCAGACGGCTTTGGGCAGTTATTATCGGCGCCTGCGGACCCGCAAAGGCCCCACGCACGCGATCACGGCCACGGCGCACAAGTTGGCGCGCATTCTCTATCATGTCCTCAAACATCGCACTCCCTATCACCCGCAAAGTCAGGAGACCTATGACCACGACCTCCGTCAACGAGCCATTGGCCACCTCAAACGCACCGCCACTCGGCTGGGCTTCACGCTCCTCCCCCACCCGGGCGCTGCCTGAACGTTTGTTTCTGAGCAGCGCAGCGAAGAATCTTGCGGTGAGACCCTTCATGGAGTGTAGCCTAAACAAAGACGAAGGGTTCGGGCTGACAGGGCGGCAACGTTACTGGCAGATCGTGGCGCTTGTTGAACGCTCACCGGAGGACCAAGTATGATTCGACAAGAGTGGATTGCACTCGCCATTGCGGCAGGAATCTTAGCGACGATTGTGGGGACTTTCTGGCTGATGTCTTCTTCAGACGATCATAAGCGCTAGCAGAGCACCGCTTCATCGGCTCTGGCGATGCAGAACCGTAAATTCTTTTCTTCGCCCATTCTCTCGGGCCGATTCCTGCCCTGCCGTTACAGACGAACATTTCATAGCCCTTTCTCTTCGTTCCTGTTGACATAGAAAAATTTTCGCTCTAGATTCGCTCTTTGAAGAAGGAGTGACCCTATGGCGATTGCGCATTCTGCCAAAGTAACAGAAGCGGAAGATCGTAAAGACGTCCGTTTCTTGGCTCATGTTCGCCGTGATGGCGAGGCATTTGTTCCACACGATCTAGATGAACACTTGCGTTGGCGGAGGCCGACACATGACTGATATCTATGCCCATACGCGAAACGAACGAGGGGAATGGCATTTGCTCGTTGACCACCTTACCAAGGTTGCGGAAAAGGCACGCCAAAACGCGACATATTTCGGGCTTGAGACTCCCGCGTTTTGGATCGGTCTTTGGCACGATCTCGGCAAGGTCAATCCGGCCTTTCAGGAGTATTTGAAAGCTGCTGATCAAGGTAACTCTGCTGATAGTGTTCCTCACGCATTTGGGGGAGCCGCCTTGTTGTTTGTACTCCTTTGCAGACAACAACAAAACGATATGTGGAAAGACTTGGCCCTGCCGATTGCAGGACATCATGCCGGGCTGCACGACGCTGGCACGTTGGCGCTGAGACTCGATGCCTACGCTGATGAGCATCAAGCCGTGCTTGAGCAATTGTTCGAATTCGCGAAGCACCTCCCCACACCCGCGGTGATGCGACCAATTACGCTCTCTGATCACGATCGGGAACTGTTTATTCGAATGACCTTTTCTGCTTTGGTGGACGCGGATTATTTGGATACCGAGGCCCATTTCGACGCGCACCGTGCGAGAGCACGTGTTGGTACTCCTGATGTGGAAGAGCTATGGCACAAGTTCGAGGCTAATCAAAGAGAACTATTAGCGAATGCGTCGTCCAGGACAGACACCAATAAAGACTTGATGGTGGTGCGCAAGGAAGTCTATGAGGCTTGTGTGTCCATGGCCAAGATGCCCCCCGGGGGGTTCCGACTTACGGTTCCAACTGGCGGTGGCAAAACCCGGAGTGGTCTCGCCTTTGCCCTACAACATGTACTCGCCAATCGGACACAACTGCGGCGAGTCATCGTGGCAATTCCTTACACTAGCATCATCGACCAGACCGCAAGGGAATATCGCCGTATTCTGGGCCACGATACGGTGTTGGAGCATCACAGCCAAGTGCCTATCCCTGAAAACGAATCGCAAAATCACGAGCAGGTACGCCTGCGCTTGGCGAGCGAAAACTGGGATGTTCCGCTGATCGTCACTACCAACGTACAGCTGTTCGAAAGCCTTTTTTCCAATCGGCCGGGAAAAGTTCGTAGACTCCACAATATTGCGGGAAGCGTAATCATTCTTGACGAAGTGCAGACACTGCCAGTGGGTCTGCTCACCCCTACACTTGATGTACTACGCGCGCTTGTCGAGCAATATCATGTGTCGGTTGTATTATCGAGCGCCACTCAACCCGCTTTCCACGGCGTGAGCGGAATCGTCCTGACTGACATCATTCCGAAATCGAGTTCAGACGTGCACTTCAAAAAGCTTGCGCGGGTAAGTTACACCAAGCGTACGGAAAAACTTTCCTGGGCCGAGCTGGCAACTGAGTTGCGTCACCACGAGCACAGCCAAGTGATGGTTGTGCTGAACTCTCGCAAAGATGCCTTGCAACTTCTCAACGAACTGCAAGGCGCAAACAACCTGTTTCATCTCTCGACGCTCCTTTGCGGCTGGCATCGCAAGGCGGTGCTCCGTTTGGTGCGCTGGAGACTTCGGCATGGACAACCTGTCCTGCTGGTCAGCACCCAGGTTGTCGAGGCGGGCGTGGACATCGACTTCCCTGAGGTCTGGCGCGCAATGGGTCCACTGGATCGGATCGTCCAAGCCGCCGGACGTTGCAACCGCGAGGGAATGATGGCTTCCAAGGGGCGAGTTGTTATTTTTGAACCGTCAGATGGCAGAATGCCAAGGGGAGAATATCAAGCCGGGTTTGGGTTAGCAGATTTTCTCCTCAATCCTAATCAAAACGATCCAGAGAGACTGCACGATCCAGCGTTGCATGAGGAATATTTTCGCCGGTTGTATGCTGAACGTAATCTTGACGAGCGCGAGGTGCAAACGTATAGGGGAA of Deltaproteobacteria bacterium contains these proteins:
- the cas3 gene encoding CRISPR-associated helicase Cas3'; protein product: MTDIYAHTRNERGEWHLLVDHLTKVAEKARQNATYFGLETPAFWIGLWHDLGKVNPAFQEYLKAADQGNSADSVPHAFGGAALLFVLLCRQQQNDMWKDLALPIAGHHAGLHDAGTLALRLDAYADEHQAVLEQLFEFAKHLPTPAVMRPITLSDHDRELFIRMTFSALVDADYLDTEAHFDAHRARARVGTPDVEELWHKFEANQRELLANASSRTDTNKDLMVVRKEVYEACVSMAKMPPGGFRLTVPTGGGKTRSGLAFALQHVLANRTQLRRVIVAIPYTSIIDQTAREYRRILGHDTVLEHHSQVPIPENESQNHEQVRLRLASENWDVPLIVTTNVQLFESLFSNRPGKVRRLHNIAGSVIILDEVQTLPVGLLTPTLDVLRALVEQYHVSVVLSSATQPAFHGVSGIVLTDIIPKSSSDVHFKKLARVSYTKRTEKLSWAELATELRHHEHSQVMVVLNSRKDALQLLNELQGANNLFHLSTLLCGWHRKAVLRLVRWRLRHGQPVLLVSTQVVEAGVDIDFPEVWRAMGPLDRIVQAAGRCNREGMMASKGRVVIFEPSDGRMPRGEYQAGFGLADFLLNPNQNDPERLHDPALHEEYFRRLYAERNLDEREVQTYRGTLNFPETSKRFRLISEDTVLVVVEYAKGSQRLVDWKNRPSRATWRRLQPYTISLQRYEANRLIKEDWLEPVSEDLYRWVGKYDRIRGIAEANYDPADLIVSE
- a CDS encoding transposase, coding for MYRILGIDLTATDGLEASSAQVIVAEIGTDMSKWPTEKHFASWLGLAPHNDISGGKVLRSKPLKGNRRAAQALRLAAQTLGRTQTALGSYYRRLRTRKGPTHAITATAHKLARILYHVLKHRTPYHPQSQETYDHDLRQRAIGHLKRTATRLGFTLLPHPGAA